In Oreochromis niloticus isolate F11D_XX linkage group LG5, O_niloticus_UMD_NMBU, whole genome shotgun sequence, a single window of DNA contains:
- the lg5h3orf18 gene encoding uncharacterized protein C3orf18 homolog isoform X2, whose protein sequence is MAANGTRTTTSFFSTTATTPTTSTIPFLSTSPGSRDNITSRTLMTVTITTNETNLNATTLPEVVIESSGMGMLLVPFGIITVIGLAVAIMLYIRKRKRLEKLRHQLMPMYNFDPAEEQDDLLEQELLDHGREGSITGPNAKF, encoded by the exons ATGGCTGCAAATGGAACTAGGACAACTACAAGTTTTTTCTCAACAACTGCCACAACCCCCACAACCTCCACAATTCCCTTCCTCTCGACAAGTCCTGGAAGCAGAGACAATATCACCTCAAGAACGTTAATGACTGTGACTATAACGACAAATGAGACCAATTTGAATGCCACCACGTTGCCAGAAGTCGTGATTGAGAGCTCAGGCATGGGAATGTTGCTCGTACCCTTTGGCATCATCACAGTCATTGGCTTAGCAGTGGCAATA ATGCTGTATATCAGGAAACGGAAGCG GTTGGAGAAATTGAGACACCAGCTCATGCCCATGTACAACTTCGATCCGGCTGAAGAACAAGATGACCTGCTGGAACAGGAACTACTGGATCACGGCCGGGAAGGCAGCATCACAGGGCCCAACGCCAAG TTTTGA